The following coding sequences are from one Chelonoidis abingdonii isolate Lonesome George chromosome 4, CheloAbing_2.0, whole genome shotgun sequence window:
- the DIO2 gene encoding type II iodothyronine deiodinase isoform X1, which produces MGLLSVDLLIALQILPGFFSNCLFLALYDSVVLLKHMVLLLSRSKAARGEWRRMLTSEGLRCVWNSFLLDAYKQVKLGGEAPNSNVIHIANGSSSSSSRRKSVGGKYGTKCHLLDFANSERPLVVNFGSATUPPFTNQLSAFGKLVEEFSGVADFLLVYIDEAHPSDGWAAPGISPSSFEVRKHRNQEDRCAAAHQLLERFSLPPQCQVVTDCMDNNANVAYGVSFERVCIVQRQKIAYLGGKGPFFYNLQEVRLWLEQNFSKRUNPA; this is translated from the exons ATGGGTCTGTTAAGCGTAGATTTGCTGATCGCGCTTCAGATCTTGCCGGGTTTTTTCTCCAATTGCCTCTTTCTTGCACTCTACGACTCTGTGGTCCTCCTGAAGCACATGGTGCTGCTCCTGAGTCGGTCTAAGGCGGCGCGTGGCGAGTGGCGAAGAATGCTGACCTCGGAGGGACTACGCTGCGTCTGGAATAGCTTCCTCCTAGATGCCTACAAGCAG GTGAAACTGGGAGGAGAAGCCCCAAACTCCAATGTGATCCACATAGctaatggcagcagcagcagtagtagcaGAAGAAAAAGTGTTGGTGGGAAATATGGAACCAAGTGCCACCTTCTGGACTTTGCCAATTCAGAGCGCCCGCTGGTGGTTAACTTTGGTTCAGCCACCTGACCCCCATTCACGAACCAGCTGTCGGCCTTCGGCAAGCTGGTGGAGGAGTTCTCAGGTGTGGCCGATTTCCTGTTGGTCTACATCGATGAGGCTCACCCATCGGATGGCTGGGCTGCCCCTGGGATCTCTCCCTCCTCATTTGAGGTGAGGAAGCACAGGAACCAGGAAGACCGATGTGCTGCCGCTCACCAGCTCTTGGAGCGGTTTTCCTTGCCACCCCAGTGCCAAGTGGTAACTGACTGCATGGACAATAATGCAAATGTGGCCTATGGGGTCTCCTTCGAGCGAGTGTGCATCGTGCAGAGACAGAAAATTGCCTACCTGGGGGGCAAGGGCCCCTTTTTCTACAACCTCCAGGAAGTCCGGCTTTGGCTGGAGCAAAACTTCAGCAAGAGATGAAATCCAGCCTAA
- the DIO2 gene encoding type II iodothyronine deiodinase isoform X2, whose product MGLLSVDLLIALQILPGFFSNCLFLALYDSVVLLKHMVLLLSRSKAARGEWRRMLTSEGLRCVWNSFLLDAYKQVKLGGEAPNSNVIHIANGSSSSSSRRKSVGGKYGTKCHLLDFANSERPLVVNFGSATUPPFTNQLSAFGKLVEEFSGVADFLLVYIDEAHPSDGWAAPGISPSSFEVRKHRNQEDRCAAAHQLLERFSLPPQCQVVTDCMDNNANVAYGVSFERVCIVQRQKIAYLGGKGPFFYNLQEVRLWLEQNFSKR is encoded by the exons ATGGGTCTGTTAAGCGTAGATTTGCTGATCGCGCTTCAGATCTTGCCGGGTTTTTTCTCCAATTGCCTCTTTCTTGCACTCTACGACTCTGTGGTCCTCCTGAAGCACATGGTGCTGCTCCTGAGTCGGTCTAAGGCGGCGCGTGGCGAGTGGCGAAGAATGCTGACCTCGGAGGGACTACGCTGCGTCTGGAATAGCTTCCTCCTAGATGCCTACAAGCAG GTGAAACTGGGAGGAGAAGCCCCAAACTCCAATGTGATCCACATAGctaatggcagcagcagcagtagtagcaGAAGAAAAAGTGTTGGTGGGAAATATGGAACCAAGTGCCACCTTCTGGACTTTGCCAATTCAGAGCGCCCGCTGGTGGTTAACTTTGGTTCAGCCACCTGACCCCCATTCACGAACCAGCTGTCGGCCTTCGGCAAGCTGGTGGAGGAGTTCTCAGGTGTGGCCGATTTCCTGTTGGTCTACATCGATGAGGCTCACCCATCGGATGGCTGGGCTGCCCCTGGGATCTCTCCCTCCTCATTTGAGGTGAGGAAGCACAGGAACCAGGAAGACCGATGTGCTGCCGCTCACCAGCTCTTGGAGCGGTTTTCCTTGCCACCCCAGTGCCAAGTGGTAACTGACTGCATGGACAATAATGCAAATGTGGCCTATGGGGTCTCCTTCGAGCGAGTGTGCATCGTGCAGAGACAGAAAATTGCCTACCTGGGGGGCAAGGGCCCCTTTTTCTACAACCTCCAGGAAGTCCGGCTTTGGCTGGAGCAAAACTTCAGCAAGAGATGA